A region from the Aliarcobacter thereius LMG 24486 genome encodes:
- a CDS encoding peptidoglycan DD-metalloendopeptidase family protein encodes MFKKIILLFLLSFNTLFSSQVEELLWPKGDSFLSFLEKNDIPLRLFYNLDKEDKELCSEIQSGSRFYLYSDSEGNFQQVLIPVSNEIQLHIYKDDDEYKFQTLPINYTEKTELIAVPINESLSSDLQKATGDIAIPALIGLLFKHSPVDFKKMKKGDYVVVEYTQKVYLGKLLGLPNIKSVMVEINKKPNYRFKNEKDEKYYDDKGISYTKTYPFQIPLTYTRISSPFHNKRYHPVLKRYRAHLGTDFAAPTGRNVYAASDGRISFVGNRGGYGKTVIINHANGYKTLYAHLSRYASNAVSGRTVKKGTLIAHVGSTGVSTGPHLHLGLYKNGVAVDPMKTLKKPKVEVLSKKEKDIFMANSKKTIELFKEKIDLNEQINPEKLDRIYDRTIINLF; translated from the coding sequence ATGTTTAAAAAAATTATATTATTGTTTTTATTATCTTTTAATACACTTTTTTCATCTCAAGTAGAAGAGTTATTATGGCCAAAAGGAGATAGTTTCTTATCATTTCTAGAAAAAAATGATATTCCTCTAAGGCTTTTTTATAATTTAGATAAAGAGGATAAAGAACTTTGTAGTGAGATTCAATCTGGAAGTAGATTCTACTTATATTCAGATAGTGAAGGTAATTTTCAACAAGTTTTAATCCCTGTATCAAATGAAATTCAACTACATATTTATAAAGACGATGATGAGTATAAATTTCAAACTCTTCCTATAAACTATACAGAAAAAACAGAATTAATAGCAGTTCCTATAAATGAATCTCTTTCAAGCGATCTTCAAAAAGCAACTGGCGACATTGCAATACCTGCACTTATAGGACTATTATTTAAGCATAGTCCAGTTGATTTTAAAAAAATGAAAAAAGGTGATTATGTTGTTGTTGAATATACTCAAAAAGTATATTTGGGTAAACTTTTAGGTTTACCTAACATAAAATCTGTAATGGTTGAAATAAATAAAAAACCAAATTATAGATTTAAAAATGAAAAAGATGAAAAATACTATGATGATAAAGGAATTTCATATACAAAAACTTACCCTTTTCAAATTCCTTTAACTTATACTAGAATATCTAGTCCTTTTCATAATAAAAGATATCATCCTGTCTTAAAAAGATATAGAGCTCACCTTGGAACTGATTTTGCAGCTCCAACAGGAAGAAATGTTTATGCAGCTTCTGATGGTAGAATAAGCTTTGTTGGAAATAGAGGTGGTTATGGTAAAACAGTTATAATTAATCATGCAAATGGATACAAAACTCTTTATGCTCATCTTAGCCGTTATGCTTCAAATGCAGTTTCTGGAAGAACTGTAAAAAAAGGAACTTTAATAGCACATGTTGGTTCAACTGGTGTTAGTACTGGTCCTCATTTACATTTAGGTTTATATAAAAATGGTGTAGCAGTTGATCCTATGAAAACATTAAAAAAACCAAAAGTTGAAGTTTTAAGTAAAAAAGAGAAAGATATTTTCATGGCAAATAGTAAAAAAACCATTGAATTATTTAAAGAAAAAATTGATCTAAATGAACAAATAAATCCTGAGAAATTAGATAGAATTTATGATAGAACTATAATAAATCTATTCTAG
- the rpoC gene encoding DNA-directed RNA polymerase subunit beta', producing the protein MSNNEKILAPIEIKELERPQDFSAFQLKLASPEKILSWSCGEVKKPETINYRTLKPERDGLFCAKIFGPVKDYECLCGKYKKMRYKGIVCEKCGVEVTSSKVRRHRMGHIELVSPVAHIWMVSSLPSRIGTLLGVKLKDLERVLYYEAYIVNEAGEAFYDGERTKKIEKYDILNEEQYRTVADLFEHTGFEAKMGGEIIRDLLAGLDLFELLTLLKDDMNSTKSEAKRKTIIKRLKVVENFINSGNKAEWMMLTQLPVLPPDLRPLVSLDGGKFAVSDVNDLYRRVINRNNRLKRLTELDAPEIIIRNEKRMLQEAVDALFDNGKTANAVKGANKRPLKSLSEIIKGKQGRFRQNLLGKRVDFSGRSVIVVGPELNMDQCGIPKKMALELFKPHLMAKLEEKGYATTLKAAKRLIEAETNEVWECLSEIVDEYPILLNRAPTLHKLSIQAFHPVLIDGKAIRLHPLVCAAFNADFDGDQMAVHVPLSQEAVAEAKILMMSSMNILLPASGRAIAVPSQDMILGIYYLSLEKESVKGSHKLFTDVNEVKIALDMNLIDLHAKIRTKLDNKVVKTTVGRLLIHEILPPFVPMNLWNKVLKKKDIGALVDYIYKEAGYEVTPRFLDNLKNLGFKYATSAGISISIDDIRVPDSKTDHITKSKKDVIEVQKQFSQGLLTEQERYNKTIDIWTEANNKLGSEMMELVKSDKDGFNSIYMMADSGARGSATQIRQLSGMRGLMAKPDGTIIETPIISNFKEGLNVLEYFISTHGARKGLADTALKTANAGYLTRKLIDVSQNVRITDEDCGTHEGIEITDITSGNELIETLEERITGRVIAEDIIDPISNEILFAEGSLITEEYAKIVKESEVKSVIIRTPLTCKSENGLCSKCYGLNLGEQRKAKPGEAVGVVAAQSIGEPGTQLTLRTFHVGGTASATQTERELKADKEGFIRYYNIKKYDTKDGKAIVANRRNAGVLLVEPKINAPFKGKVSVETIHDEVILTITNDKDKKQYFLRKSDVAKVNELAGISGKIEGKLYLPHTDGAVVENNDSIVEIIKDGWNVPNRIPFAAELKVEDGAPVTSKVLSASKGIVKYYKLTGDHLERKEDIKSGDKVVEKGLFAVVADKEDREAARYYISRGSSIILNDNSEVEKGALISAPTVAEQTVIAEWDPYANPIIAEEAGTVTFEDIIPGVTVSEQFDELTGTSKLVVNEYIPSGYKPTVLLATANDEIIRYSLDSKASLNIQEGSKVEVADIIAKTPKATQKSKDITGGLPRVSELFEARRPKNIAVLASFDGTVTFGKPLRNKQRLVITDETGGQSEYLVEKGKQILVHEGEFVHAGEALTDGQVSPHDVLRIMGEKALHYFIVSEVQQVYRSQGVNIADKHIEVITSQMLRQVSILDGGDTKFIMGDMISKKRFKIENEKIVRMGGRPAIAEPVLLGITRAAVTSDSIISAASFQETTKVLTEAAISAKMDMLEDLKENVVIGRTIPVGTGLYKDKKIKFSEAE; encoded by the coding sequence ATGAGCAATAATGAAAAAATATTAGCACCAATTGAAATTAAAGAGCTTGAAAGACCTCAAGATTTTTCAGCATTTCAATTAAAGTTAGCAAGTCCAGAGAAAATTTTAAGCTGGTCTTGTGGAGAAGTTAAAAAACCTGAAACAATTAATTATAGAACATTGAAACCAGAAAGAGATGGATTGTTTTGTGCTAAAATTTTTGGACCTGTAAAAGATTATGAGTGTCTTTGTGGTAAGTACAAAAAGATGAGATATAAAGGAATTGTTTGTGAAAAATGTGGAGTTGAAGTAACTTCAAGTAAAGTAAGAAGACATAGAATGGGGCATATTGAACTAGTTTCTCCTGTTGCTCATATTTGGATGGTTTCTTCACTTCCTTCAAGAATAGGAACACTTTTAGGTGTTAAATTAAAAGATTTAGAAAGAGTTCTTTATTATGAAGCATATATTGTAAATGAGGCTGGAGAGGCTTTTTATGATGGTGAAAGAACTAAAAAAATTGAAAAATATGATATTTTAAATGAAGAACAATATAGAACAGTAGCAGATCTATTTGAACACACTGGTTTTGAAGCAAAAATGGGTGGAGAAATTATAAGAGATTTACTTGCAGGACTTGATTTATTTGAACTTTTAACACTATTAAAAGATGATATGAATTCAACAAAATCAGAAGCAAAAAGAAAAACTATAATTAAAAGATTAAAAGTTGTAGAAAACTTTATAAATAGTGGAAATAAAGCTGAGTGGATGATGCTTACTCAACTTCCAGTTCTTCCACCTGATTTAAGACCACTTGTTTCACTTGATGGTGGAAAGTTTGCTGTTTCAGACGTAAATGATCTTTATAGAAGAGTTATAAATAGAAATAATAGATTAAAAAGATTAACTGAACTGGATGCTCCTGAAATTATTATTAGAAATGAAAAAAGAATGCTTCAAGAAGCTGTTGATGCTCTTTTTGATAATGGTAAAACAGCAAATGCTGTTAAAGGTGCAAATAAAAGACCTCTTAAATCTTTAAGTGAGATTATTAAAGGTAAACAAGGAAGATTTAGACAAAACTTACTTGGAAAAAGGGTTGACTTCTCTGGAAGATCTGTTATTGTTGTTGGACCTGAATTAAATATGGATCAATGTGGTATTCCTAAAAAGATGGCACTAGAGTTATTTAAACCACATTTAATGGCAAAACTTGAAGAAAAAGGTTATGCAACGACTTTAAAAGCTGCAAAGAGATTGATTGAAGCTGAGACAAATGAAGTTTGGGAATGTTTAAGTGAAATTGTTGATGAATATCCAATTTTATTAAATAGAGCACCAACTCTTCATAAATTATCAATTCAGGCATTCCACCCTGTTTTAATTGATGGAAAAGCTATTAGACTTCATCCACTTGTTTGTGCTGCATTTAATGCTGACTTCGATGGTGACCAAATGGCTGTTCACGTTCCATTATCACAAGAAGCTGTTGCTGAAGCAAAAATATTAATGATGAGTTCAATGAACATATTATTACCAGCTTCAGGTAGAGCGATTGCTGTTCCTTCACAAGATATGATTTTAGGTATATATTATCTATCTTTAGAAAAAGAATCAGTTAAGGGTTCTCATAAATTATTTACAGATGTTAATGAAGTTAAAATAGCATTAGATATGAATTTAATTGATCTTCATGCAAAAATTAGAACAAAATTAGATAATAAAGTTGTAAAGACAACTGTTGGAAGATTATTAATTCATGAAATTTTACCACCATTTGTACCTATGAACTTATGGAATAAAGTTCTAAAGAAAAAAGATATAGGTGCTTTAGTTGATTATATTTATAAAGAAGCTGGATATGAAGTAACACCAAGATTTTTAGATAACTTAAAAAATCTTGGGTTTAAATATGCAACTTCTGCTGGAATTTCTATTTCAATTGATGATATTAGAGTTCCTGATAGTAAAACAGATCATATTACAAAATCTAAAAAAGATGTAATTGAAGTTCAAAAACAGTTCTCTCAAGGATTACTAACAGAGCAAGAAAGATACAATAAAACTATTGATATCTGGACAGAAGCTAATAATAAATTAGGTTCTGAAATGATGGAACTTGTTAAAAGTGATAAAGATGGATTCAACTCAATATATATGATGGCGGATTCAGGAGCAAGAGGTAGTGCAACACAAATTAGACAGCTTTCAGGGATGAGAGGTCTTATGGCAAAACCTGATGGAACTATTATTGAAACACCAATTATCTCTAACTTTAAAGAGGGACTAAATGTACTTGAATACTTTATTTCTACTCACGGAGCTAGAAAAGGTCTTGCAGATACAGCTTTAAAAACAGCAAATGCTGGATATTTAACAAGAAAACTGATTGACGTTTCTCAAAATGTTAGAATTACTGATGAAGATTGTGGAACTCACGAAGGAATTGAGATTACAGATATTACATCTGGAAATGAGTTAATTGAAACTTTAGAAGAGAGAATTACAGGTAGAGTTATTGCTGAAGATATAATTGACCCAATTTCAAATGAGATCTTATTTGCTGAAGGTAGTTTAATAACTGAAGAGTATGCAAAAATTGTAAAAGAATCTGAAGTTAAATCTGTAATTATCAGAACACCATTAACTTGTAAAAGTGAAAATGGATTATGTTCAAAATGTTATGGATTAAACCTTGGTGAACAAAGAAAAGCAAAACCAGGAGAAGCTGTTGGAGTTGTTGCTGCACAATCTATTGGTGAGCCTGGAACTCAGCTGACACTTAGAACTTTCCACGTTGGAGGAACAGCAAGTGCTACTCAAACAGAAAGAGAATTAAAAGCAGATAAAGAAGGGTTTATTAGATATTATAATATCAAAAAATATGATACAAAAGATGGAAAAGCTATTGTAGCAAATAGAAGAAATGCTGGGGTATTATTAGTTGAACCAAAAATTAATGCTCCATTTAAAGGAAAAGTTTCGGTTGAAACTATTCATGATGAAGTTATTTTAACTATTACAAATGATAAAGATAAAAAACAATATTTCTTAAGAAAAAGTGATGTTGCAAAAGTAAATGAGCTTGCTGGAATTTCTGGGAAAATTGAAGGAAAACTATATTTACCACATACTGATGGTGCAGTAGTAGAAAATAATGATTCTATTGTTGAAATAATTAAAGATGGATGGAATGTTCCAAATAGAATTCCATTTGCAGCTGAGTTAAAAGTTGAAGATGGAGCTCCTGTAACATCTAAAGTTCTTTCAGCATCAAAAGGTATTGTTAAATATTATAAATTAACAGGGGATCATTTAGAGAGAAAAGAAGATATAAAATCTGGTGATAAGGTTGTAGAAAAAGGTCTTTTTGCTGTTGTTGCAGATAAAGAAGATAGAGAAGCAGCAAGATATTATATTTCAAGAGGTTCTTCTATTATATTAAATGATAATAGTGAAGTTGAAAAAGGAGCTTTAATATCTGCTCCAACTGTTGCTGAACAAACTGTTATTGCAGAGTGGGATCCATATGCAAATCCAATTATTGCTGAAGAAGCTGGAACAGTAACTTTTGAAGATATTATTCCAGGAGTAACAGTTTCTGAACAATTTGATGAGTTAACAGGAACTTCAAAACTAGTTGTAAATGAATATATTCCAAGTGGATATAAACCAACAGTTTTATTAGCAACAGCAAATGATGAAATTATAAGATATTCATTAGATTCTAAAGCTTCTTTAAATATTCAAGAGGGAAGTAAAGTTGAAGTTGCAGATATTATTGCAAAAACACCAAAAGCAACTCAAAAATCTAAGGATATTACAGGAGGTCTTCCTAGAGTTTCTGAATTATTTGAAGCAAGACGTCCAAAAAATATTGCAGTTTTAGCATCATTTGATGGAACTGTAACATTTGGAAAACCACTTAGAAATAAACAAAGATTAGTTATAACAGATGAAACAGGTGGACAAAGTGAATATTTAGTTGAAAAAGGGAAACAGATTTTAGTACATGAAGGTGAGTTTGTTCATGCTGGTGAAGCATTAACAGATGGACAAGTTTCTCCTCATGATGTACTAAGAATTATGGGTGAGAAAGCTCTTCACTATTTTATTGTTTCTGAAGTTCAACAAGTTTATAGATCTCAAGGGGTTAATATTGCTGATAAACATATTGAGGTAATTACATCTCAAATGTTAAGACAAGTATCAATTCTTGATGGAGGAGATACAAAATTCATTATGGGTGATATGATTTCTAAAAAGAGATTTAAAATTGAAAATGAAAAAATAGTAAGAATGGGTGGAAGACCAGCTATTGCTGAACCAGTTCTTTTAGGAATTACAAGAGCTGCTGTTACAAGTGATAGTATCATTTCAGCTGCATCTTTCCAAGAAACTACAAAAGTATTAACAGAAGCAGCAATTAGTGCAAAAATGGATATGCTTGAAGACTTAAAAGAGAATGTTGTAATAGGAAGAACAATTCCTGTTGGAACAGGTCTTTATAAAGATAAAAAAATTAAATTCTCTGAAGCGGAGTAA
- a CDS encoding L,D-transpeptidase Cds6 family protein: MKKILFFTFFAITLFAKDYFTIYKTEGISGVENELKTELREKDSWMKYLEKLDTRFGYYENKNFIIVATKHSKDMALYKKEGTNFIKLSNDNMIIGEKAGDKVFEGDLKTPEGAYDLTQKRTGLDQFYGPFALVTSYPNSFDRSLNKKGHGIWIHGMPLNGNRELFTQGCLAINNDKLQTLESSIDFRKSVLLTSHDDLIEAKKEDLAIILSSIFKWKDAWKDSDLETYLSFYSKDFKRIDKTDFEFFSAQKRNIFAKKEDKIIKLFNFDISPYPNSLGKNLYRVVMDEEYYSPAVKYIGKKELYLEVINGKIKILNED; this comes from the coding sequence TTGAAAAAAATACTATTTTTTACTTTTTTTGCAATAACTCTTTTTGCAAAAGATTATTTCACTATTTATAAAACAGAGGGAATAAGTGGTGTTGAAAATGAATTAAAAACTGAATTAAGAGAAAAAGATTCTTGGATGAAATATCTTGAAAAACTAGATACAAGATTTGGATATTATGAAAATAAAAACTTTATTATTGTTGCAACAAAACATAGTAAAGATATGGCACTTTATAAAAAAGAAGGAACAAATTTTATAAAGCTATCAAATGATAATATGATTATTGGAGAAAAAGCTGGTGACAAAGTATTTGAAGGAGATCTTAAAACTCCTGAAGGTGCTTATGATTTAACACAAAAAAGAACAGGTTTAGATCAGTTTTATGGACCTTTTGCTCTTGTAACTTCATATCCAAACTCTTTTGATAGAAGTTTAAATAAAAAAGGACATGGAATATGGATACATGGTATGCCTTTAAATGGAAATAGAGAGCTTTTTACACAAGGATGTTTAGCAATAAATAATGATAAGTTACAAACTTTAGAATCAAGTATTGATTTTAGAAAATCTGTTTTATTAACAAGTCATGATGATTTGATTGAGGCTAAAAAAGAGGATTTAGCTATTATACTAAGTTCAATTTTTAAATGGAAAGATGCTTGGAAAGATTCAGATCTTGAAACATATTTATCTTTTTATTCAAAAGATTTTAAAAGAATAGATAAAACTGATTTTGAATTTTTCTCTGCACAAAAAAGAAATATATTTGCTAAAAAAGAGGATAAAATTATTAAATTATTTAACTTTGATATAAGTCCATATCCAAACTCTTTAGGTAAAAATTTATATAGAGTTGTTATGGATGAAGAGTATTATAGTCCAGCAGTTAAATATATTGGTAAAAAAGAACTATATCTAGAAGTGATAAATGGTAAAATAAAGATTTTAAACGAGGATTAA
- a CDS encoding YciI family protein — translation MQYLVIAYDYEDALDRRMACRDEHVKNTKKLMNEKKIINAGALIENDKMVGSSLFVDFSSDDELEKWLENEVYVINKVWDYDNIQIVPIKLLANS, via the coding sequence ATGCAATATTTGGTTATCGCATATGATTATGAAGATGCTCTTGATAGAAGAATGGCTTGTAGAGATGAACATGTAAAAAATACAAAGAAATTAATGAATGAAAAAAAGATTATAAATGCAGGTGCATTAATAGAAAATGATAAAATGGTAGGTTCATCACTTTTTGTAGATTTTAGTAGTGATGATGAACTTGAAAAATGGCTTGAAAATGAAGTTTATGTTATAAATAAAGTTTGGGATTATGATAATATACAAATAGTTCCTATAAAACTATTAGCAAATAGCTAA